Proteins co-encoded in one Microbacterium hydrocarbonoxydans genomic window:
- a CDS encoding CinA family protein encodes MTFGGIPEESTSAETTSEETGSEEPGSEDATEAEVNTTSAVLARLGEVARERGLRVCVVESLTSGQFASTVGAVEGAGDWFTGGVIAYRTDIKERVLGVTPGTDPVSAVCAEQLADGARRLFDADLCVSTTGVGGPDAEGGHEPGTVYLGWASNDGIGHRMLALTGGPREVLDETVAIASRLLAFHAESLHPVGPRRGDAQKI; translated from the coding sequence GTGACCTTCGGCGGGATCCCTGAGGAGAGCACCTCGGCAGAGACCACCTCGGAAGAGACCGGCTCGGAAGAGCCCGGCTCGGAAGACGCCACCGAGGCCGAGGTGAACACCACCTCGGCCGTCCTCGCACGGCTCGGCGAGGTGGCGCGCGAGCGCGGCCTGCGCGTGTGCGTCGTCGAATCGCTCACCTCGGGCCAGTTCGCGAGCACGGTCGGCGCGGTCGAGGGAGCAGGCGACTGGTTCACCGGCGGTGTCATCGCGTACCGCACCGACATCAAAGAGCGCGTTCTCGGCGTGACGCCCGGTACCGATCCGGTGTCTGCCGTGTGCGCCGAGCAGCTCGCGGACGGTGCACGCCGCCTGTTCGACGCCGACCTCTGCGTCTCGACGACAGGTGTCGGCGGACCGGATGCCGAGGGCGGTCACGAACCCGGAACGGTGTACCTCGGATGGGCGTCGAACGACGGGATCGGGCATCGGATGCTGGCGCTCACCGGCGGTCCGCGCGAGGTGCTCGACGAGACCGTCGCAATCGCCTCGCGGCTGCTCGCGTTCCACGCCGAGAGCCTGCACCCGGTGGGTCCGCGTCGAGGAGACGCCCAGAAGATCTGA
- the yidC gene encoding membrane protein insertase YidC — protein sequence MDIFAFPPLAALLDAAYGALAGLSSVLEPLAGASAAALAVVLVTLLVRALLIPVGISQARAEQTRARLAPRLRELQRRHKKNPERLQKEMLELYRSENTSPFAGMLPVLAQAPVVGLLYTLFLHPVIAGHPNDLLSHDLFGAPLGTSLVSAVFGGTASPATLLVFGALAVIMLVVAEISRRVFRPAPAPDAADSPLSSPAMLRIAGALHYLTVVFAAFVPLAAALYLTVTVVWTLVQRMILRRRYPLPEIAPQKTSGKRAGTTSGTDSTTTSGSASRAAGAGR from the coding sequence ATGGACATCTTCGCCTTCCCACCCCTCGCCGCCCTGCTCGATGCGGCCTACGGAGCCCTCGCCGGGCTCTCCTCGGTGCTCGAACCGCTCGCCGGAGCATCCGCCGCAGCTCTCGCCGTCGTGCTCGTCACGCTGCTGGTGCGTGCTCTGCTGATTCCGGTGGGCATCTCTCAAGCCAGAGCCGAGCAGACCAGGGCTCGACTCGCGCCCAGGCTGCGCGAGCTCCAGCGCCGCCATAAGAAGAACCCCGAGCGACTGCAGAAGGAGATGCTCGAGCTGTATCGCAGCGAGAACACCTCGCCCTTCGCGGGCATGCTGCCCGTGCTCGCGCAGGCGCCCGTCGTCGGCCTGCTGTACACGCTGTTCCTGCATCCCGTGATCGCGGGGCATCCGAACGACCTGCTCTCGCACGACCTGTTCGGTGCGCCGCTCGGCACGAGTCTGGTGTCTGCGGTGTTCGGCGGCACGGCGTCGCCCGCGACCCTGCTCGTGTTCGGAGCACTCGCGGTCATCATGCTCGTGGTCGCCGAGATCAGTCGCCGCGTGTTCCGACCGGCGCCCGCGCCGGACGCTGCCGACTCACCGCTCTCGTCGCCTGCCATGCTCCGCATCGCGGGGGCGCTGCATTACCTGACGGTCGTGTTCGCCGCCTTCGTGCCGCTCGCAGCCGCGCTGTATCTCACGGTCACGGTGGTGTGGACTCTGGTGCAGCGGATGATCCTGCGCCGCCGCTACCCGCTGCCCGAGATCGCACCGCAGAAGACGTCGGGAAAGAGAGCGGGCACGACGTCGGGCACTGACTCGACGACGACCTCGGGCTCGGCTAGTCGGGCAGCGGGAGCGGGCCGGTGA
- a CDS encoding TIGR03364 family FAD-dependent oxidoreductase, with product MSALDTADVVVVGSGIVGLGSAYAAVRRGLRVIVIDRTDGPVGATIRNFGHLCIGAQHGEARRYADASRELWLRLARDAGFWLRESGTLVAARHVDELAVLDEASRGGGIRMLDADELLRRAPLRAAGLLGGAHIETDLQTDPRTAAAAIVRHLAALGVEFRFRTAVTSVAERSGGATRVETTRGAVEAGAAGIAVNHDIDQLLPEVAERVGVVRCALDMMRAAVTVRHPLAAPLLTGWSLVRYGRFADTASSATLRERLHAERPDLAALDLNQMYTQLPDGTLIIGDSHATATAPEPFQTEAAFTAFLAEAEALFDMPAPRVLERWQGVYAKGPQEFLIERIDEGVLALAATTGIGMTTGLGLAEENLAAAFGWAPALEGTS from the coding sequence GTGAGCGCGCTCGACACCGCAGACGTCGTCGTGGTCGGCTCGGGCATCGTCGGGCTGGGCTCAGCGTACGCGGCGGTGCGTCGCGGGCTGCGGGTGATCGTGATCGATCGCACCGACGGGCCGGTCGGCGCCACGATCCGCAACTTCGGGCATCTCTGCATCGGAGCGCAGCACGGCGAGGCACGTCGGTACGCCGATGCCTCGCGCGAGCTCTGGCTGCGCCTCGCCCGCGACGCCGGTTTCTGGCTCCGCGAATCGGGCACGCTGGTCGCTGCCAGGCACGTCGATGAACTCGCGGTGCTCGACGAGGCGTCACGGGGCGGTGGCATCCGGATGCTGGATGCCGATGAGCTGCTGCGCCGAGCACCTCTGCGCGCCGCGGGACTCCTCGGCGGCGCGCACATCGAGACCGACCTGCAGACCGATCCGCGCACGGCGGCAGCCGCGATCGTGCGTCACCTCGCCGCACTCGGAGTCGAGTTCCGGTTCCGCACCGCCGTGACCTCGGTCGCCGAGCGCTCGGGTGGCGCCACACGCGTCGAGACGACCAGGGGAGCCGTCGAGGCGGGGGCCGCGGGCATCGCGGTGAACCACGACATCGATCAGCTGCTGCCCGAGGTCGCCGAGCGCGTCGGCGTGGTGCGCTGCGCGCTCGACATGATGCGGGCGGCGGTGACGGTGCGGCATCCGCTCGCCGCGCCGCTGCTGACCGGGTGGTCGCTCGTGCGCTACGGCCGATTCGCCGACACCGCGTCGTCTGCGACCCTGCGCGAACGTCTGCATGCCGAGCGCCCCGATCTCGCGGCGCTCGACCTCAACCAGATGTACACGCAGCTGCCCGACGGCACGCTGATCATCGGCGATTCGCACGCCACGGCCACGGCTCCCGAGCCCTTCCAGACCGAGGCCGCGTTCACTGCGTTCCTCGCCGAGGCCGAGGCGCTGTTCGACATGCCCGCGCCGCGCGTGCTGGAACGCTGGCAGGGGGTCTACGCCAAGGGCCCGCAGGAGTTCCTCATCGAACGCATCGACGAGGGGGTGCTGGCGCTCGCCGCGACCACCGGCATCGGAATGACCACGGGTCTGGGGCTCGCCGAAGAGAATCTCGCAGCCGCCTTCGGGTGGGCACCCGCATTGGAAGGAACATCATGA
- a CDS encoding HAD family hydrolase — translation MTTLDTIRTELVVLDMAGTTVLDDGVVEQAFQRAAERTGVAERMPWHEALAHVRDTMGQSKIDVFTYLAGGDRAAAERATAAFEGAYAEIVNERGVTEIPGAADAIQGLKDAGLRVVLTTGFAPVTRDALIDGLGWRGLIDLALSPVDAGRGRPAPDLVLTALLRTQTSSVEAVAVAGDTVSDVESGLRAGAGFVAGVLTGAHGIDALSGAGAHAVLADVTELRAVLAERGSLALVTG, via the coding sequence ATGACCACTCTCGACACCATCCGCACCGAACTCGTCGTGCTCGACATGGCGGGCACCACGGTGCTCGACGACGGCGTCGTCGAGCAGGCGTTCCAGCGCGCCGCAGAACGCACCGGTGTGGCCGAGCGGATGCCGTGGCACGAGGCGCTCGCTCACGTGCGCGACACCATGGGCCAGTCGAAGATCGATGTGTTCACGTATCTCGCCGGTGGTGATCGCGCCGCGGCCGAGCGCGCGACCGCGGCATTCGAGGGGGCGTACGCCGAGATCGTGAACGAGCGCGGCGTCACCGAGATCCCCGGGGCCGCCGATGCGATCCAGGGCCTCAAGGACGCCGGCCTGCGGGTCGTGCTCACGACCGGCTTCGCGCCGGTGACCCGCGATGCCCTCATCGACGGACTCGGATGGCGGGGTCTGATCGATCTCGCGCTGTCACCCGTCGACGCCGGTCGCGGTCGCCCCGCGCCCGATCTCGTGCTCACCGCTCTTCTGCGCACGCAGACCTCGTCGGTCGAGGCGGTCGCGGTCGCCGGTGACACCGTCAGCGATGTGGAGTCCGGTCTTCGTGCCGGCGCCGGGTTCGTCGCGGGCGTGCTCACCGGCGCGCACGGCATCGATGCGCTCAGCGGCGCGGGAGCCCATGCCGTACTGGCCGATGTGACCGAGCTGCGTGCCGTGCTCGCCGAGCGCGGCAGCCTCGCCCTCGTCACGGGCTGA
- a CDS encoding alcohol dehydrogenase catalytic domain-containing protein gives MGTLLIRPPGHRRDVALRPAATAMVWIGEGHPHEMIAVPGVALGDGDVLVAVEMSTICGSDVHTVQGRRSAPVPLVLGHESVGRVIAMGDCGATAVDGSPLRIGDRVVWSVTISCGTCDRCARGLTQKCRTLGKYGHDRVGVNGDLTGAFGSHVQVRAGTAIVRVPESLPAAALAPASCATATAWAAVARAARDHDLEGAAVRVHGAGLVGLTAAAIAVEQGASVEVLDPNPARSALAARFGAAPLDREPEVVIEASGHAVADALAGVATGGTVVLVGSVFPGDPVPFDAESIVRRLVTVSGVHNYTGAELAEAVAFLGGRGRAYPFADAVGEVRQLADIDDALTAASTPGAPLRIGLVPGR, from the coding sequence ATGGGAACCCTTCTGATTCGTCCGCCCGGCCATCGCCGGGATGTCGCGCTGCGCCCTGCCGCGACGGCCATGGTCTGGATCGGCGAGGGGCATCCGCACGAGATGATCGCCGTGCCCGGGGTCGCTCTCGGCGACGGCGACGTGCTCGTGGCGGTGGAGATGTCGACGATCTGCGGCTCAGACGTGCATACCGTGCAGGGGCGGCGTTCGGCACCCGTGCCTCTCGTGCTCGGACACGAGAGCGTCGGCCGGGTGATCGCGATGGGGGATTGCGGAGCGACGGCCGTCGACGGCAGTCCGCTGCGCATCGGCGATCGCGTGGTGTGGTCGGTGACCATCTCGTGCGGCACCTGCGACAGGTGCGCGCGAGGTCTCACGCAGAAGTGCCGCACCCTCGGCAAGTACGGCCACGACCGGGTCGGCGTGAACGGCGATCTCACGGGGGCGTTCGGCAGCCATGTGCAGGTGCGCGCCGGCACGGCGATCGTGCGAGTGCCCGAATCACTTCCCGCCGCGGCGCTGGCTCCGGCGTCGTGCGCCACGGCGACAGCGTGGGCTGCGGTGGCGAGAGCTGCTCGCGACCACGACCTCGAGGGCGCAGCCGTCCGCGTGCACGGTGCGGGCCTCGTCGGGCTCACGGCCGCGGCGATCGCCGTGGAGCAGGGGGCATCCGTCGAGGTGCTCGACCCGAACCCCGCACGCAGCGCGCTCGCGGCCCGGTTCGGCGCCGCACCGCTCGATCGGGAGCCGGAGGTCGTGATCGAAGCCTCGGGGCACGCGGTCGCCGACGCCCTCGCGGGGGTCGCGACCGGGGGAACCGTCGTGCTCGTCGGCAGTGTCTTCCCGGGCGATCCGGTGCCGTTCGATGCCGAGAGCATCGTGCGCCGGCTCGTCACGGTGAGCGGCGTGCACAACTACACGGGGGCCGAGCTCGCCGAGGCGGTCGCCTTTCTCGGCGGTCGAGGACGTGCCTATCCGTTCGCGGATGCGGTGGGAGAGGTGCGACAGCTCGCCGACATCGACGATGCGCTGACCGCGGCATCCACCCCGGGTGCCCCGCTGCGGATCGGCCTCGTGCCCGGTCGCTGA
- a CDS encoding ATP-dependent DNA ligase yields MGKFIYEGNVKTEIEDRTLTHLQLVITAKLRRAEPFPFSWREDASVGGGRTTVWIQPGSALVFKYYGSRQPSINRAWIEALAFTANAPSGLHVVPEPSESHGAAATAADAAPLESGPHL; encoded by the coding sequence ATGGGAAAGTTCATCTACGAGGGCAACGTCAAGACCGAGATCGAGGACCGCACTCTCACCCACCTTCAGCTCGTGATCACCGCGAAGCTGCGCCGCGCGGAGCCCTTCCCCTTCAGCTGGCGTGAAGACGCCAGTGTGGGCGGAGGTCGCACGACGGTCTGGATCCAGCCGGGCAGCGCGCTGGTCTTCAAGTACTACGGCAGCCGGCAGCCCTCGATCAACCGTGCCTGGATCGAAGCACTCGCCTTCACCGCGAACGCCCCGAGCGGACTCCACGTCGTGCCGGAGCCGAGCGAGTCGCACGGCGCTGCGGCGACGGCGGCCGACGCTGCGCCTCTGGAGTCCGGCCCTCACCTCTGA
- a CDS encoding DUF6412 domain-containing protein has protein sequence MSEWFGQMLGFVASALGLIAVPDAAALGVAIALIALATLTIAVALSLVPATGGTTPHPMRAIDVSTLLAQSDPDAAGHPRPRAPGVAVAA, from the coding sequence ATGAGCGAATGGTTCGGGCAGATGCTCGGCTTCGTCGCGTCTGCGCTCGGCCTCATCGCCGTGCCCGACGCCGCAGCCCTCGGCGTCGCGATCGCGCTGATCGCACTCGCCACCCTCACCATCGCGGTGGCGCTGAGTCTCGTCCCCGCGACAGGGGGCACGACCCCGCATCCGATGCGGGCGATCGATGTCTCGACTCTGCTCGCACAGAGTGATCCGGATGCTGCAGGGCATCCGCGTCCTCGTGCGCCGGGAGTCGCCGTCGCCGCGTAG
- the phnE gene encoding phosphonate ABC transporter, permease protein PhnE — protein MTLLDSSAGAAVRPHGGAVADRAPKRPLSPERIAASLTLLALLVLGVLAVNEVGISIPAMVQSWGNAENFMARVGGLSFPAPADLAWLIALTVGLVLVGTLLAAVLSVPIAYLAASNTTPGNGWRAAARFIGVLTRALPDVVLAMAFVLMFSLGTLPGILAIGIHSIGMISKMFADAIEQIDEGPRRAIRAAGGSKLQEFAAGILPQVLPSWVATVLHRNDINLRGSVVLGYVGVAGLGLEMSYAFKSLNYGKGLGIALVIFILCIAMEIVSSMVRGAMLGQQKHTRSWIDRIIHPRLRDAGSVGGAAAERPAWAATAQTAVRRPWTAERVRHTIGALIAVLVVIGSVVVSQINWGDFFTFWAKLPEVAARFWPPSFGNYDTAAMVSAMVDTVAIALAATVLTLVPSVLLGSLAASNVAPGSGIRGAARLLLVGIRGIPELILAIVLVVITGLGAQAGVIALAIGGIGLLGKLIADSFEEVDRGPERALRAVGATRLQTYASATVPQGMQALIGHSFYMLDTNIRAATILGIVGGGGVGYYLLNASQGSRYETVTAIVLMILVTVLIVEGLAMWMRKVFR, from the coding sequence ATGACGCTGCTCGACTCGTCTGCAGGGGCGGCCGTCCGCCCGCATGGCGGCGCCGTCGCCGATCGCGCACCGAAGCGTCCCCTCTCACCCGAACGGATCGCAGCCTCCCTGACGCTCCTGGCGCTCCTGGTGCTCGGCGTCCTGGCCGTGAACGAGGTCGGCATCTCGATCCCCGCGATGGTGCAGAGCTGGGGCAACGCCGAGAACTTCATGGCCCGCGTCGGCGGACTCTCGTTCCCCGCGCCTGCGGACCTCGCCTGGCTGATCGCACTGACCGTCGGGCTGGTGCTGGTCGGCACGCTGCTGGCCGCCGTGCTCTCGGTGCCCATCGCCTACCTCGCCGCATCGAACACGACCCCGGGCAACGGGTGGCGTGCTGCCGCGCGGTTCATCGGAGTCCTCACCCGTGCGCTCCCTGACGTCGTGCTGGCCATGGCATTCGTGCTCATGTTCTCGCTCGGCACGCTGCCCGGCATCCTCGCGATCGGCATCCACTCGATCGGGATGATCTCGAAGATGTTCGCGGATGCGATCGAGCAGATCGACGAGGGACCTCGTCGCGCGATCCGCGCAGCCGGCGGCTCGAAGCTGCAGGAGTTCGCCGCCGGCATCCTGCCCCAGGTGCTGCCGAGCTGGGTCGCGACCGTGCTGCACCGCAACGACATCAATCTGCGCGGCAGCGTCGTGCTCGGCTACGTCGGCGTCGCCGGCCTCGGCCTCGAGATGTCGTATGCGTTCAAGTCGCTCAACTACGGCAAGGGTCTGGGCATCGCGCTGGTGATCTTCATCCTGTGCATCGCGATGGAGATCGTCTCGAGCATGGTGCGCGGCGCGATGCTGGGACAGCAGAAGCACACGCGGTCGTGGATCGACCGCATCATCCATCCGCGACTGCGGGACGCCGGATCCGTGGGCGGTGCCGCCGCTGAGCGGCCTGCCTGGGCGGCCACTGCGCAGACGGCCGTGCGCCGGCCCTGGACGGCCGAGCGCGTGCGCCACACGATCGGCGCTCTCATCGCCGTGCTGGTCGTGATCGGCAGCGTCGTGGTGAGCCAGATCAACTGGGGCGACTTCTTCACCTTCTGGGCGAAGCTGCCCGAGGTGGCCGCGCGGTTCTGGCCGCCGTCGTTCGGCAACTACGACACCGCCGCCATGGTGTCCGCCATGGTCGACACCGTCGCGATCGCCCTCGCGGCCACGGTGCTGACGCTGGTGCCCTCGGTGCTGCTCGGCTCACTCGCCGCGAGCAACGTCGCCCCCGGTTCCGGCATCCGCGGTGCCGCGCGCCTGCTGCTGGTCGGCATCCGCGGCATCCCCGAGCTGATCCTCGCCATCGTGCTCGTCGTGATCACCGGACTCGGCGCGCAGGCGGGCGTGATCGCTCTCGCGATCGGTGGCATCGGTCTGCTCGGCAAGCTCATCGCCGACTCGTTCGAAGAGGTCGATCGCGGACCCGAGCGCGCGCTGCGCGCCGTCGGCGCCACCCGCCTGCAGACCTACGCCTCGGCCACCGTGCCGCAGGGTATGCAGGCTCTCATCGGCCACAGCTTCTACATGCTGGACACCAACATCAGAGCGGCGACCATCCTCGGCATCGTCGGCGGCGGCGGTGTCGGCTACTACCTGCTCAATGCCAGCCAGGGGTCGCGCTACGAGACGGTGACCGCGATCGTGCTGATGATCCTCGTCACGGTGCTGATCGTCGAGGGGCTCGCGATGTGGATGCGCAAGGTGTTCCGGTGA
- a CDS encoding DUF561 domain-containing protein — translation MTDLRALLGIDHPIVLGPFGGLSSVSLTGAVSEAGGLGGYGLYGYDGDRIRSTVAELRQATGRPFAVNIWIPTGDEVEPNAQHTVFAQALQPFYDAVGVEVPARPERYTPPLDEQLDAIWDSAPPVLSVVFGVPRGDVIDEAHRRGIRVIGTATTVAEAIALADAGVDAVVATGFEAGGHRVSFLRPAEESLVGTFSLVPQVVDAVDVPVIAAGGVSDRRGVAAAFALGASGVQVGTAFLATVESAANDAHRRAIRETAADGTVLTRAMSGRLARGARNRAVRAIEASGTIAPFPMQNWLTGQFRAAAGQQNLGELQSLWMGQGAPLAAHTTAAEVFAEMLAGVPRIP, via the coding sequence ATGACTGATCTGCGCGCGCTCCTCGGCATCGATCATCCGATCGTCCTCGGCCCGTTCGGCGGCCTCTCGTCGGTCTCTCTCACCGGCGCGGTGAGCGAGGCGGGCGGTCTCGGCGGGTACGGCCTCTACGGCTACGACGGCGACCGCATCCGCTCGACCGTGGCGGAGCTGAGGCAGGCGACCGGCCGTCCGTTCGCCGTGAACATCTGGATCCCCACCGGCGACGAGGTGGAGCCGAATGCGCAGCACACCGTGTTCGCGCAGGCGCTGCAGCCGTTCTACGATGCCGTCGGAGTCGAGGTGCCGGCGAGGCCCGAGCGCTACACGCCACCGCTCGACGAGCAGCTCGACGCGATCTGGGACTCCGCGCCGCCCGTGCTCAGCGTCGTGTTCGGCGTGCCGAGGGGCGACGTGATCGACGAAGCGCATCGCCGCGGCATCCGCGTGATCGGCACCGCGACGACCGTGGCCGAGGCGATCGCGCTCGCCGACGCCGGTGTCGATGCCGTCGTCGCCACCGGCTTCGAGGCCGGAGGGCACCGGGTGTCGTTCCTGCGGCCCGCAGAGGAGTCACTCGTCGGAACGTTCTCTCTCGTGCCGCAGGTGGTCGACGCGGTCGATGTGCCGGTGATCGCCGCCGGCGGGGTCTCCGACCGCCGCGGTGTCGCCGCGGCGTTCGCGCTCGGAGCCTCGGGCGTGCAGGTCGGCACGGCCTTTCTCGCGACCGTCGAATCCGCGGCGAACGACGCGCATCGTCGGGCGATCCGCGAGACAGCGGCTGACGGCACCGTGCTGACCCGTGCCATGAGCGGCCGGCTGGCGCGGGGAGCCCGCAATCGCGCGGTGCGGGCGATCGAGGCGAGCGGCACGATCGCTCCCTTCCCGATGCAGAACTGGCTCACCGGGCAGTTCCGTGCGGCGGCCGGACAGCAGAACCTCGGCGAGCTGCAGTCGCTGTGGATGGGGCAGGGCGCACCGCTCGCGGCGCACACCACCGCGGCGGAGGTGTTCGCAGAGATGCTCGCCGGAGTGCCGCGCATCCCTTGA
- a CDS encoding FHA domain-containing protein, whose product MARHIDDRPEEGYTPTTTHAEFGAGNPRLRVTRDGERSEFAIETEVVRIGSAPDLELRLDGADPVHATITHDERDEYVLELHGEGEMNTNPDADATHPGERVQTLRTGARFTVDSWELVFARDEFADHGRPYGGRLGGEYSDQPLQPSRPDYSDEATATMDETPATDSTVETDDTVTNETDSTNETER is encoded by the coding sequence ATGGCACGACACATCGACGATCGTCCCGAAGAGGGTTACACGCCCACGACCACCCACGCCGAGTTCGGCGCCGGCAACCCCCGGCTGCGCGTCACCCGCGATGGCGAGCGCAGCGAGTTCGCCATCGAGACCGAGGTGGTGCGCATCGGGTCCGCCCCCGACCTCGAGCTGCGCCTCGACGGCGCAGACCCCGTGCACGCGACCATCACGCACGACGAGCGCGACGAGTACGTGCTCGAGCTGCACGGCGAGGGCGAGATGAACACGAACCCCGACGCCGATGCCACGCACCCCGGCGAGCGCGTGCAGACGTTGCGCACCGGTGCCCGCTTCACGGTCGACTCCTGGGAGCTGGTGTTCGCTCGCGACGAGTTCGCCGACCACGGTCGCCCCTACGGCGGACGTCTGGGCGGCGAGTACTCCGATCAGCCGCTGCAGCCGTCGCGACCCGACTACTCCGACGAGGCCACGGCGACGATGGACGAGACTCCGGCGACGGACTCCACCGTCGAGACCGACGACACCGTCACGAACGAGACCGACTCGACGAACGAGACCGAGCGGTGA
- a CDS encoding SDR family oxidoreductase, whose protein sequence is MTDTTPDPRTQHRDQEFPGQEQTQPGLTDEMRPDPDHGEKSYTGSGRLRGRRALITGGDSGIGRAVAIAFAREGADVAIVHLPEEQADADDTLALIRAEGRTALGIAGDVRDEGFATDIVTQTADALGGLDVVVLNAAYQHDIEGFENLETDRLRRVFETNLFGLLYTARAAYPRLESGASIIVTASVQAYQPSPGLIDYAMTKAAQVAFVKALAEEAGERGIRVNAVAPGPIWTPLIPATGWSEDRVKSFGQDTPLGRAGQPAELAGAYVYLASAESSYTSGSVIAVTGGKHL, encoded by the coding sequence ATGACCGACACCACTCCCGACCCCCGCACGCAGCATCGCGACCAGGAGTTCCCCGGGCAGGAGCAGACCCAGCCAGGGCTCACGGACGAGATGCGACCAGACCCCGACCACGGCGAGAAGAGCTACACCGGCAGCGGAAGGCTCCGAGGACGCCGTGCACTGATCACCGGCGGCGACTCCGGCATCGGCAGAGCCGTGGCGATCGCCTTCGCCCGCGAGGGCGCTGACGTCGCGATCGTGCATCTGCCCGAGGAACAGGCGGATGCCGACGACACGCTGGCGCTCATCCGAGCCGAAGGACGCACCGCGCTCGGCATCGCCGGCGACGTTCGCGACGAGGGCTTCGCCACCGACATCGTCACGCAGACCGCCGACGCACTCGGTGGTCTCGATGTCGTCGTGCTCAATGCCGCATATCAGCACGACATCGAGGGCTTCGAGAACCTCGAGACCGACCGACTGCGTCGAGTGTTCGAGACCAACCTGTTCGGGCTCCTCTACACGGCGCGCGCCGCGTACCCGCGTCTCGAATCGGGTGCGAGCATCATCGTCACGGCATCCGTGCAGGCGTACCAGCCCTCGCCGGGGCTCATCGACTATGCGATGACCAAGGCTGCGCAGGTCGCCTTCGTGAAGGCGCTCGCCGAAGAGGCCGGTGAACGCGGCATCCGTGTGAACGCCGTGGCGCCGGGCCCGATCTGGACGCCGCTGATCCCCGCGACCGGCTGGAGCGAGGATCGCGTCAAGTCCTTCGGACAGGACACTCCTCTCGGCCGCGCAGGGCAGCCTGCGGAGCTCGCCGGAGCGTACGTGTATCTGGCATCGGCCGAATCCTCGTACACCTCGGGATCGGTGATCGCGGTCACCGGCGGCAAGCACCTCTGA
- a CDS encoding EamA family transporter — MHTPAPTRSLVGVALVVGSCLSLPFGAAVAAQLFPVLGPWGVTSLRVAIAALLLLVIVRPSARGWTRDQWVAAVLFGLSLAAVNGFFYAAIDRIPLGPAVAIEFLGPLVLAAALTRRRADAAWVGVALLGMVLLGVDGLTGADALDPLGVAFALVAAGFWAMYIRMSARVGAVIPGADGLAVGLLVAALVLLPVGVPAALTVAGDAHLLLLAAITAVLSSVIPYSFELAALRRLPQRVFGVLLSLEPAFATLAGWLILSQDASVWKVLAIALVIAASVGTTLGARRRRSEAAGAASDRVDERVVDDDIDQDAGPFTGPLPLPD, encoded by the coding sequence GTGCATACGCCCGCCCCGACCCGCTCGCTCGTGGGCGTGGCGCTCGTCGTCGGATCCTGCCTCTCGCTGCCCTTCGGGGCCGCGGTCGCCGCGCAGCTGTTCCCTGTACTCGGCCCGTGGGGTGTGACCTCTCTGCGCGTCGCGATCGCCGCACTGCTGTTGCTCGTGATCGTGCGTCCGAGTGCTCGCGGGTGGACTCGCGATCAGTGGGTCGCGGCGGTGCTGTTCGGGCTCTCGCTGGCGGCGGTGAACGGCTTCTTCTACGCCGCGATCGACCGCATCCCGCTGGGGCCCGCGGTCGCGATCGAGTTCCTCGGACCGCTGGTCCTCGCCGCGGCCCTCACCCGTCGTCGTGCGGACGCGGCGTGGGTGGGGGTCGCGCTGCTCGGCATGGTGCTGCTCGGCGTCGACGGTCTGACGGGAGCGGATGCGCTCGATCCGCTCGGCGTGGCTTTCGCGCTCGTCGCGGCAGGGTTCTGGGCGATGTACATACGCATGAGCGCCAGGGTCGGCGCAGTGATCCCCGGCGCAGACGGACTCGCTGTGGGGCTGCTCGTGGCGGCCCTCGTGCTGCTTCCGGTCGGCGTGCCCGCCGCCCTGACCGTGGCGGGCGACGCGCACCTGCTGCTGCTCGCAGCGATCACGGCGGTGCTGTCGTCGGTCATCCCGTACAGCTTCGAGCTGGCGGCGCTCCGCCGACTGCCGCAGCGCGTGTTCGGCGTGCTGCTGAGCCTGGAACCCGCGTTCGCGACGCTCGCGGGCTGGCTGATCCTCTCTCAGGATGCGAGCGTGTGGAAGGTGCTCGCGATCGCCCTCGTCATCGCCGCCAGTGTCGGCACGACTCTGGGCGCACGGCGCCGGCGGTCGGAGGCCGCGGGCGCGGCATCCGACCGCGTCGACGAGCGCGTCGTCGACGACGACATCGATCAGGATGCGGGGCCGTTCACCGGCCCGCTCCCGCTGCCCGACTAG